CAATTCAAGCCCAGATCCTAGAATTAATGAAAGATTTAAAACAGAAAATTAATACTTCAATCATATTAATTACTCATGATCTTGGTGTGGTAGCCGGTCTTTGTTCCCGGATAATCGTGATGTATGGGGGTAAGATTGTCGAAAGTGGTACAGTTCATGATATTTTTAAATCTCCACAACACCCTTATACCTGGGGATTGTTAAAAAGTGTACCACGTTTAGATGATCAGAGCCGTACCAAGCTCTTACCAATTAACGGGACACCGCCTGATTTATTACAACCTCCGGTAGGATGCGGTTTTACGGCTCGCTGTTCTTATGCAATGAAAATTTGCGCCGAAAAGCCGCCAGAAGTTACCGAAATATGTCCCGGTCATCAAGCGGCTTGCTGGCTCCTGCATCATCAGGCACCTAAGAATGCCTTTTCCGCAAAGGGGGGAGTGGAATGAAAAATGAAGTGATTTTAGAGGTTGAGAATCTAGTAAAACACTTCCCCCTTGAAGCGGGTTTCTTTTCTAGCAATCAAAAAAAGGTTCATGCAGTAAACGGAATCTCTTTTCAATTAAATAAAGGGGAAACCCTAGGAGTAGTTGGAGAAAGTGGCTGCGGTAAATCGACAGCTGGTCGGACGATTATCCGTTTATATGAACCTACATCCGGGGTTATTAAGTATCAAGGAAAGAATATCCTTGACTATAACGCCAGAGAAATGCTTGCTGTGCGCCGGGATATTCAAATGATTTTCCAAGATCCCTATGCTTCTCTGAACCCCCGAATGACTGTTGGTGATATTATCGGTGAGGCTCTGGATATTCATCATTTGGCTCGCGGACAAAAGAGAACCGATCGTATCTACGAATTATTGGAGACAGTAGGACTTAATCCTGAGCACGCTAATCGTTTTCCTCATGAGTTTTCCGGCGGGCAGCGTCAGCGCATAGGGATAGCCCGATCACTATCGGTTAATCCAAAATTGATTATTTGTGATGAGCCGATATCTGCCTTAGACGTATCTATTCAAGCGCAGATTGTTAATATGTTGGAAGAGCTTCAGGAAAAGCTTGGTTTAACCTATTTGTTCATAGCCCACGATCTTTCTATGGTTAAGCATATCTCTCATCGAATTGCTGTAATGTATTTGGGCCGAATTGTTGAATTGACTGACAGCTTTACCCTTTATGAAAAACCTCTACATCCCTATACTCAGGCCCTATTATCGGCTATTCCCATACCAGATCCTGATATTGAAGCAACGCGCCAGCATCAAGTACTGAAGGGAACTGTACCGAGCCCAATTGATCCCCCTTCAGGATGTTATTTCCGAACACGCTGTCCAAAGGCGAAAGAAGTTTGTTCACTAAGTACTCCTGAATTGATTGAACGAGGTAACAATCATTTAGTCGCTTGCCATTGTGTTTAATTGTAGCATCGAAGTTATGGCACCAGGTAATTAGGCCCTCCATTTTTGGAGGGCCTTTGACCAATTTGAGTGAAGAAGAACAGTTTGAAGAAATTCTTAGTATTGAAGAAATAGACAGAATAAAAGACCCAGAGCTTAAAAATATTAGATCAAAATATTTCAAACTATTGCATCAAGCTTTTTAAGATGTAGAAGGGAGAGCTGCCAGGCTCTCCTTACCTCGTTTATTTACATAATATTAACCTGATACTAATACCATCCATAGGGATATGATGGGTAATAGCGAGGTCTCGATCTAGCAGTTCCTAAGAGGAGAATGGGAATGAGAAGCATAAGATCAACTCCTTCTACATAAAATAGTCCACATTGGAAAGCTCAGCAAATTCTATTTTCCATAAAGGAAGAGTGACTCAAACTCCCCCCCTTTATCGAAAGGAGTGATGCAATGGACACAACTACAATACATACTATGCTCAGCTGTCCCATAAGTTTACAAGTTTAGGGCTCCTATCACTTAGGTGGGGGCTATTTATTTTGGGGTATGCCCTAATATTTACCAACTAATTTGGGTGTTAATACCCCTTATAATAGATTAATTTTAACAGATAAGCTATTGCAGCTATCCCGAATCCTGCAGTCTTTGTTATATCGCCTATAATTAAAAGTTTACTCCCCTTGATCAATATAGGGAAGTTTTTTGATTTTGTCGGTGATTGCTGTGATTTCAATTCTATAAAGCGAATAATGGCAACATGTGTGAATAGTATACTTGCCAATAAGAATAGCCAGCTAGCTAATGCGATACTCATTGTGGATTTTTCTTCTTCAGGCTTAACTGTTAAGAGTTTTTCTGTAAGGAGTGATTGCTCTGCTTTGAAATTCGAAATAAAGGCCAATATAGTACCCAAAAGGAAGAGGAAGTCTCCCGTTCTTTCTTCGTAGATTAATGTCAAATCAAGATCTTCTTTTGGCAAAGTCGTCACATCCTATTGTTATATATATTAATAGAATATGACAAGCAAATATAATTTGTCCCCAACTTCTT
This Desulfosporosinus orientis DSM 765 DNA region includes the following protein-coding sequences:
- a CDS encoding ABC transporter ATP-binding protein; this translates as MKNEVILEVENLVKHFPLEAGFFSSNQKKVHAVNGISFQLNKGETLGVVGESGCGKSTAGRTIIRLYEPTSGVIKYQGKNILDYNAREMLAVRRDIQMIFQDPYASLNPRMTVGDIIGEALDIHHLARGQKRTDRIYELLETVGLNPEHANRFPHEFSGGQRQRIGIARSLSVNPKLIICDEPISALDVSIQAQIVNMLEELQEKLGLTYLFIAHDLSMVKHISHRIAVMYLGRIVELTDSFTLYEKPLHPYTQALLSAIPIPDPDIEATRQHQVLKGTVPSPIDPPSGCYFRTRCPKAKEVCSLSTPELIERGNNHLVACHCV